The Gammaproteobacteria bacterium nucleotide sequence GTACAACCGAGGAACCGGATGGGGGAAAACTGCACGTCCGGGACTGTGCCGGGGGTACCGGGTAACCGGTGTCCCTACGGCGGAGAGGGTGGTTTGCTGCTGTTCCCGCTGTTCAGCCCCAGGCGCTGCTCCAACTCCGCCACCCGTGCTGTCAGTTTGGCTTTGGCCTCTCGAAGTGCTACGTTCTCGGTCTCCAGGCATACAATCCGCTCTGCCGCCAGATAGACGGCAGCATCTGTTGGTTCAT carries:
- a CDS encoding hypothetical protein (Evidence 5 : Unknown function), producing MTSHQDTHSAHEPTDAAVYLAAERIVCLETENVALREAKAKLTARVAELEQRLGLNSGNSSKPPSPP